Proteins encoded in a region of the Mycobacterium branderi genome:
- a CDS encoding DUF732 domain-containing protein, which produces MSKQLLAGAIAAAGFAVGLIGAPAAHADDQGFLNELRSNGFGGWSVGGQQMPDGVLVAQGYMACNRLHLGESPDQLVGQLSPNDAGTGRMLIQAAQHNLCPDTL; this is translated from the coding sequence GTGAGTAAACAGCTTCTAGCCGGAGCCATCGCCGCGGCAGGGTTCGCCGTTGGTTTGATCGGCGCGCCGGCGGCGCATGCCGACGATCAAGGATTCCTCAACGAACTCCGATCCAACGGCTTCGGGGGGTGGTCTGTCGGAGGCCAGCAGATGCCCGACGGCGTGCTGGTGGCGCAAGGCTATATGGCTTGCAACAGACTGCATCTGGGCGAGTCGCCGGACCAGCTGGTCGGACAGCTGAGCCCCAACGACGCCGGTACCGGCCGGATGCTGATCCAGGCCGCACAACACAACCTGTGCCCCGACACGCTGTAA
- the tsaD gene encoding tRNA (adenosine(37)-N6)-threonylcarbamoyltransferase complex transferase subunit TsaD, translating to MIVLAVETSCDETGVGIARLDDDGAVSLLADEVASSVDEHVRFGGVVPEIASRAHLEALGPAMRRAMEAARVSKPDVVAATIGPGLAGALLVGVAAAKAYSAAWGVPFYAVNHLGGHLAADVYEHGPLPESVALLVSGGHTHLLHVRSLGEPIVELGSTVDDAAGEAYDKVARLLGLGYPGGKVLDDLARTGDRDAIVFPRGMTGPRDDPYAFSFSGLKTAVARHVESHPDASTADIAAGFQEAVADVLTMKAVRAASELGVDTLLIAGGVAANSRLRELAEERCAAAGLTLRIPRPRLCTDNGAMIASFAAHLVAAGAPPSPLDVASDPGLPVVKGQVR from the coding sequence GTGATCGTTCTGGCTGTTGAAACATCTTGCGACGAAACCGGTGTCGGCATCGCCCGGCTCGACGACGACGGCGCGGTGAGCCTGCTCGCCGACGAGGTGGCCTCCAGCGTCGACGAACACGTCCGGTTCGGCGGCGTGGTTCCCGAGATCGCCTCGCGGGCACACCTGGAGGCGCTGGGACCGGCCATGCGACGCGCCATGGAAGCCGCCAGGGTTTCGAAACCCGACGTCGTCGCCGCCACCATAGGGCCGGGACTGGCCGGTGCGCTGTTGGTGGGAGTGGCTGCGGCCAAAGCGTATTCGGCCGCCTGGGGTGTGCCGTTCTATGCCGTGAACCACCTCGGCGGACATCTTGCCGCCGACGTCTACGAGCACGGGCCGCTGCCGGAAAGCGTGGCGCTCTTGGTATCCGGCGGCCACACCCACCTGTTGCATGTGCGCTCGCTCGGTGAGCCGATCGTCGAACTGGGCAGCACCGTCGACGACGCCGCCGGCGAGGCTTACGACAAGGTGGCCCGGCTATTGGGGCTCGGCTATCCCGGCGGCAAGGTGCTCGACGACCTGGCCCGCACTGGCGACCGTGACGCAATTGTGTTCCCGCGCGGCATGACCGGCCCGCGCGACGATCCGTACGCGTTCAGCTTCTCCGGGCTCAAGACCGCGGTCGCCCGCCACGTGGAGAGCCATCCCGACGCGTCGACCGCCGACATCGCGGCCGGCTTCCAGGAGGCGGTGGCCGACGTGCTGACGATGAAGGCGGTGCGTGCCGCCAGCGAACTCGGCGTGGACACCTTGCTGATCGCCGGGGGAGTGGCCGCCAACTCTCGGCTGCGGGAGTTGGCCGAAGAACGTTGCGCTGCAGCCGGATTGACCTTGCGGATTCCGCGGCCCCGGCTGTGCACGGACAACGGGGCGATGATCGCCTCGTTCGCCGCGCACCTGGTGGCCGCCGGAGCGCCGCCGTCACCGCTTGACGTGGCCAGCGACCCGGGCCTGCCCGTGGTGAAAGGCCAAGTGCGCTAA
- the rimI gene encoding ribosomal protein S18-alanine N-acetyltransferase, with product MTPDDARRCAELEALLFPGDDPWPKAAFLRELAAKHNHYVAARAGDLLVGYAGISRLGRTPPFEYEVHTIGVDPAFQGRGIGRRLLNQLLDFADGGVVHLEVRTDNEAAIALYRSAGFTDVGVRRRYYRVSGADAYTMRREAQ from the coding sequence CTGACGCCCGACGACGCGCGGCGGTGTGCCGAGCTGGAGGCATTGCTGTTCCCCGGCGACGATCCCTGGCCGAAGGCCGCGTTCCTGCGCGAACTCGCCGCCAAGCACAACCACTACGTGGCCGCGCGCGCCGGCGACTTGCTGGTGGGTTACGCAGGCATCTCACGGCTGGGCCGCACACCGCCGTTCGAGTACGAGGTGCACACCATCGGCGTCGACCCCGCGTTCCAGGGCCGCGGGATCGGCCGCCGACTGCTGAACCAGCTGCTGGACTTCGCCGACGGCGGCGTCGTGCACCTGGAGGTGCGCACCGACAACGAGGCGGCGATCGCGCTGTACCGCAGCGCCGGATTCACCGACGTCGGCGTGCGGCGACGCTACTACCGGGTCAGCGGCGCCGACGCCTATACGATGCGACGGGAGGCACAGTGA
- a CDS encoding DUF6941 family protein → MNLTVLLADSAQIDASNKVSALGMGWTHITAPSPPMAVVGFVELEQSDLPFTLAIRMELRDANDALVTMETPEGPRPVVIEVQAQGNPLDESRAGEPVLVPIAAQFGPGMFTKPGVYAIHVTATREKDGESVHGIRDFLVLPPDTAPDTGAKD, encoded by the coding sequence GTGAACCTGACGGTCCTACTCGCGGACTCCGCGCAGATAGACGCCAGCAACAAGGTCTCCGCGTTGGGGATGGGTTGGACTCACATTACTGCGCCGTCTCCCCCCATGGCTGTTGTTGGATTTGTGGAATTGGAGCAGAGCGACCTCCCGTTCACTCTTGCCATTCGAATGGAACTGCGGGATGCGAACGACGCCCTCGTGACGATGGAAACTCCGGAGGGACCGCGTCCTGTGGTGATCGAAGTCCAAGCGCAGGGCAATCCCTTAGACGAGTCCCGCGCGGGCGAGCCCGTGCTGGTGCCTATCGCCGCTCAATTCGGTCCGGGCATGTTCACCAAACCGGGCGTGTACGCCATCCATGTAACAGCGACTCGTGAGAAGGACGGCGAATCGGTCCACGGCATACGCGATTTCCTCGTTTTGCCGCCCGACACGGCTCCTGACACAGGCGCAAAAGACTGA
- a CDS encoding C39 family peptidase: protein MTRLAGLATLMLAALIGLAGVAHADPNGQMYGDPGAAAPYWRYQHQEDCGLMAVADVVGQLTGKEPTQVGIELRGAFTKSEVHHGGIYQFDGTAPEDLVVLLEKYGIQSDLTTGNTMEGLEQDLAGGHKVIAGLNAETIWNYPPGKGQRTNADHAVVVTGVDTRTDIVHLNDSGTPNGRDEQIPMATFTQAWATGNNLLIVTRQTGR from the coding sequence ATGACTCGCCTCGCCGGCCTGGCCACGCTGATGCTCGCAGCCCTCATCGGACTGGCCGGGGTCGCGCACGCCGACCCGAACGGCCAGATGTACGGCGACCCTGGAGCCGCCGCCCCCTATTGGCGCTACCAGCATCAGGAAGACTGCGGCCTAATGGCCGTCGCCGACGTAGTAGGCCAACTGACCGGGAAAGAACCCACCCAAGTCGGCATCGAGTTACGCGGTGCGTTCACCAAGAGCGAAGTCCACCATGGCGGCATCTACCAATTCGACGGCACCGCACCCGAAGACCTGGTCGTCCTGCTGGAGAAGTACGGCATCCAGTCCGACCTCACCACCGGCAACACCATGGAGGGTCTCGAGCAGGACCTGGCCGGCGGCCACAAGGTGATCGCCGGGCTCAATGCCGAAACCATCTGGAACTATCCGCCGGGCAAGGGCCAGCGCACCAACGCCGACCACGCCGTCGTCGTAACCGGAGTCGACACCCGCACCGACATCGTGCACCTCAACGACAGCGGCACCCCGAACGGCCGCGACGAGCAGATCCCGATGGCCACGTTCACGCAAGCCTGGGCCACCGGCAACAATCTGCTGATCGTCACCCGGCAAACCGGCCGTTAG
- the groES gene encoding co-chaperone GroES, which translates to MASVNIKPLEDKILVQANEAETTTASGLVIPDTAKEKPQEGTVVAVGPGRWDEDGEKRIPLDVSEGDTVIYSKYGGTEIKYNGEEYLILSARDVLAVVSK; encoded by the coding sequence GTGGCGAGCGTGAACATCAAGCCACTCGAGGACAAGATCCTCGTACAGGCCAACGAGGCCGAGACCACGACCGCGTCCGGTCTGGTCATTCCCGACACCGCCAAGGAGAAGCCGCAGGAAGGCACCGTCGTCGCCGTCGGCCCCGGCCGCTGGGACGAGGACGGCGAGAAGCGGATTCCGCTCGACGTCTCCGAGGGCGACACCGTCATCTACAGCAAGTACGGCGGCACCGAGATCAAGTACAACGGCGAGGAGTACCTGATCCTGTCGGCGCGCGACGTGCTGGCCGTCGTCTCCAAGTAA
- a CDS encoding SDR family oxidoreductase produces the protein MNLFGLHGKSALVTGASSGIGKRVALAYAQAGAAVAIAARHHEPLQELAADIADGGGTAIPITCDVTQPESVDAMLNRVDHELGGIDIAVCNAGIINFDGLLDMRPEEFQKIQDTNVNGVFLTAQAAAKSMVARQRAGSIITTASMSGHIVNTPQQVGHYCASKAAVIHLTKAMAVEFAPHNIRVNSVSPGYILTELVEPYIAEYQALWEPKIPLGRLGRPEELVGIYVYLASDASSYMTGSDIVIDGGYTCW, from the coding sequence ATGAATCTCTTTGGGCTGCATGGCAAGAGCGCTCTGGTGACTGGCGCCTCGAGTGGTATCGGCAAGCGAGTCGCGCTGGCCTACGCGCAAGCCGGGGCTGCGGTGGCGATCGCGGCCCGACATCACGAGCCACTACAGGAACTGGCGGCAGACATCGCCGATGGCGGCGGGACGGCGATACCCATCACCTGCGACGTCACCCAGCCGGAATCGGTGGACGCGATGCTGAACCGAGTCGACCACGAATTGGGCGGTATCGACATCGCGGTATGCAACGCAGGGATCATCAACTTCGACGGCTTGCTGGATATGCGGCCGGAGGAATTTCAGAAAATCCAGGACACCAACGTCAACGGTGTCTTTCTCACCGCCCAGGCCGCGGCCAAGTCCATGGTTGCCCGGCAGCGCGCCGGCAGCATCATCACGACGGCGTCGATGTCGGGTCACATCGTCAACACCCCGCAACAGGTCGGTCACTACTGCGCCTCGAAGGCGGCTGTCATCCACCTGACCAAGGCGATGGCGGTGGAGTTCGCGCCCCACAACATCCGGGTCAACAGCGTCAGCCCGGGTTACATCCTCACCGAACTGGTGGAGCCGTACATCGCCGAGTACCAAGCGTTGTGGGAGCCGAAGATCCCGCTCGGACGCCTGGGCCGGCCCGAAGAACTCGTCGGCATATACGTCTATCTCGCGAGCGACGCGTCGAGCTACATGACCGGTTCCGACATCGTGATCGACGGCGGCTATACCTGCTGGTGA
- a CDS encoding adenylate/guanylate cyclase domain-containing protein yields the protein MDRIFQWVWDRYGPRYSWALCAVMYPLSLPVFLLWSFIVMAFERSGHYGEAAVFTVVAVLVRAYLLVLPGMKEMRAVEQWAAGRAADPTTVLGATYAYARRAVARTVGTDAVWTALFTVGVGAIAGATGSRLVQYAILGAAMGVANMLISVHSFAEGALRPARVAIASDTGIGDSLPRSRPTFANWTNLSMVMTAFASVIAGAMLAAVFDLAAYGPALAVAITCAYTLGVSIPIAVGASFSPILQPIRDLAAGTERVAAGDYSQRLPVVQDDDLGALAASFNRMQAGLAERQRLQAAFGTYVDPALAARLLEQGDDLFTGERREVTVMFVDIRDFTPFAEANTAEDTVARLNALFEIVVPAVVDAGGHVNKFLGDGALAVFNAPNDLVHHADAAVNAAVLIHRSVAERFGGELRIGIGINTGLVIAGTIGGAGKLEFTLIGDTVNVGARVEQLTKTTGDAILLTQQSVDALVSRPVGLADRGFHALKGKSAAVQVFGLELAGDSFASAR from the coding sequence ATGGACCGCATCTTCCAGTGGGTATGGGATCGGTACGGGCCGAGATACTCATGGGCGCTCTGCGCGGTGATGTATCCGCTGTCGCTGCCGGTCTTTTTGCTCTGGTCATTCATTGTTATGGCGTTCGAAAGATCCGGTCACTACGGCGAAGCGGCCGTCTTCACCGTTGTTGCCGTGCTGGTGCGGGCTTACCTGCTGGTCCTTCCTGGCATGAAAGAGATGCGCGCTGTTGAGCAGTGGGCTGCGGGGCGGGCGGCCGATCCGACGACGGTATTGGGCGCGACGTATGCCTATGCCCGGCGTGCGGTTGCCCGAACGGTGGGGACGGATGCGGTGTGGACCGCTTTGTTCACCGTCGGTGTGGGTGCGATCGCAGGGGCAACGGGCTCGCGGTTGGTCCAGTACGCGATCCTGGGCGCCGCGATGGGCGTGGCCAACATGCTGATCTCAGTGCACAGCTTCGCTGAAGGAGCGTTGCGGCCGGCCCGGGTGGCCATCGCCAGCGATACAGGCATCGGTGACTCACTGCCTCGCTCTCGCCCGACTTTCGCCAATTGGACGAACCTGTCCATGGTCATGACAGCGTTCGCGTCTGTCATTGCGGGCGCAATGCTGGCAGCCGTGTTCGATCTGGCCGCGTACGGCCCCGCACTCGCCGTGGCGATAACGTGTGCATACACGCTCGGCGTCTCGATACCGATCGCGGTGGGCGCCTCGTTTTCGCCTATCTTGCAACCGATTCGCGACCTCGCAGCAGGAACCGAACGTGTTGCGGCGGGCGACTACAGCCAACGCCTGCCGGTCGTCCAGGATGACGATCTCGGCGCACTGGCGGCGTCGTTCAACCGCATGCAGGCCGGATTGGCTGAGCGACAACGACTTCAAGCCGCGTTCGGCACCTACGTCGACCCGGCCTTGGCGGCGCGGCTGCTCGAGCAAGGTGACGACCTTTTCACCGGAGAGCGCCGCGAGGTAACCGTGATGTTCGTCGACATCCGCGATTTCACGCCGTTCGCCGAGGCGAACACCGCCGAGGACACCGTCGCCCGACTCAACGCGTTGTTCGAGATCGTCGTGCCCGCTGTTGTCGACGCCGGCGGGCATGTCAACAAGTTCCTCGGTGACGGCGCGCTGGCCGTCTTCAACGCCCCCAACGATCTTGTCCATCATGCCGACGCCGCCGTCAACGCAGCGGTTCTGATTCACCGCTCGGTCGCCGAGCGATTCGGCGGCGAGCTGCGGATCGGCATCGGAATCAACACTGGCCTAGTGATCGCCGGAACCATCGGTGGCGCAGGCAAGCTCGAGTTCACCCTGATCGGCGACACCGTCAACGTCGGCGCCCGTGTCGAGCAGCTCACGAAAACCACCGGTGACGCGATCCTTCTCACCCAGCAGTCAGTCGACGCGCTGGTTTCTCGACCAGTCGGCCTGGCCGACAGAGGATTCCACGCGCTGAAGGGCAAGTCCGCTGCCGTGCAGGTTTTCGGCCTCGAGTTGGCGGGTGACTCGTTTGCGTCCGCTCGCTAA
- the tsaE gene encoding tRNA (adenosine(37)-N6)-threonylcarbamoyltransferase complex ATPase subunit type 1 TsaE, with translation MRPASPRLRSPQQGTATLERVEDTLALGSQLGAQLRAGDVVVLSGPLGAGKTVLAKGIAAAMDVDGPVTSPTFVLARVHPPRRSGAPAMIHVDMYRLLDHSGTDLLGELDSLDLDTDLEDAVVVVEWGEGLAERLSERHLDVRLERVTNSDVRIATWRWSGRC, from the coding sequence CTGCGCCCGGCTTCGCCGCGCTTGCGATCGCCACAGCAAGGCACGGCGACGCTCGAGCGTGTCGAGGACACGCTGGCGCTCGGATCACAGTTGGGCGCGCAGCTGCGCGCCGGCGACGTGGTGGTGCTGTCCGGTCCGCTCGGCGCGGGAAAGACCGTGCTGGCCAAGGGAATCGCCGCGGCGATGGACGTCGACGGGCCGGTCACCTCGCCGACGTTCGTGCTGGCCCGGGTGCATCCGCCGCGGCGTTCCGGCGCACCCGCGATGATCCACGTCGACATGTACCGGCTGCTGGACCACAGCGGCACCGACCTGCTCGGCGAGCTGGATTCGCTCGACTTGGACACCGACCTCGAGGACGCCGTCGTGGTGGTCGAGTGGGGCGAGGGTCTGGCCGAACGGCTTTCCGAGCGTCACCTCGACGTGCGCCTCGAGCGGGTCACCAACTCCGACGTGCGGATCGCGACGTGGCGGTGGAGCGGCCGGTGCTGA
- a CDS encoding DUF1345 domain-containing protein — MKSVVVLFRDTVAVRIAVAALLGVVVALFVGNAVGWRFALSGWVVAAGVYVVWTRLILGGMDADETRRYATREDPTRWASDALIVSASVASLGGVGYVVAAASRSGPAAIEAAILGILSVAASWFAVHTLFTVHYARLYYSGEPGGINFHDPEPPRFRDFAYVAFTVGMTFQVSDTEIGLTSIRATVLRHALLSYLLGAVVLAVTINLIAGLGSKV; from the coding sequence GTGAAATCCGTCGTTGTGTTGTTCCGCGACACGGTCGCGGTGCGGATAGCGGTTGCGGCCCTGCTCGGAGTTGTCGTCGCTCTCTTCGTGGGTAACGCCGTCGGCTGGCGATTCGCGCTGTCCGGCTGGGTCGTTGCCGCCGGTGTCTATGTGGTGTGGACGCGGCTCATCCTGGGCGGGATGGACGCCGATGAAACCCGCAGATATGCGACGCGGGAGGATCCCACCCGATGGGCATCTGACGCCCTCATCGTGTCGGCGAGCGTCGCGAGCCTCGGCGGGGTCGGTTACGTGGTCGCGGCCGCATCGCGGTCAGGGCCCGCGGCCATAGAAGCCGCCATACTCGGCATCCTGAGCGTCGCGGCATCCTGGTTTGCCGTGCACACACTGTTCACCGTGCACTACGCCCGGCTCTACTACTCGGGCGAGCCGGGCGGCATCAACTTCCACGACCCGGAGCCACCCCGCTTTCGGGACTTCGCGTATGTCGCCTTCACTGTGGGCATGACCTTTCAGGTGTCGGACACCGAGATCGGACTGACGTCCATCAGGGCAACGGTGTTGCGCCATGCGCTGTTGTCCTACCTCTTGGGCGCGGTCGTCTTGGCGGTCACGATCAACCTGATCGCGGGATTGGGGTCCAAGGTCTGA
- the groL gene encoding chaperonin GroEL (60 kDa chaperone family; promotes refolding of misfolded polypeptides especially under stressful conditions; forms two stacked rings of heptamers to form a barrel-shaped 14mer; ends can be capped by GroES; misfolded proteins enter the barrel where they are refolded when GroES binds), protein MSKLIEYDETARRAMELGADKLADAVRVTLGPRGRHVVLTKAWGGPIVTNDGVTVAREIDLEDPFENLGAQLVKSVATKTNDVAGDGTTTATVLAQALIKGGLRLVAAGANPIALGSGIGKAADAVSEALLAAATPVAGKTGIAQVATVSSRDEQIGELVGEAMTKVGHDGVVSVEESSTLTTELEFSEGIGFDKGYLSAYFVTDFDAQEAVLEDALILLHRDKISSLPDLLPLLEKVAEAGKPLLVVAEDVEGEALATLVVNAIRKTLKAVAVKAPYFGDRRKAFLEDLAVVTGGQVVNPDVGLLLREVGLDVLGTARRVVVTKDDTVIVDGGGTAEAIAARAKQLRSEIETTDSDWDREKLEERLAKLAGGVAVIKVGAATETALKERKESVEDAVHAAKAAVEEGIVAGGGSALIQARKALTNLRSSLSGDEALGVDVFSEALSAPLYWIATNAGLDGSVVVSKVAELPAGHGLNAATLSYGDLAADGVIDPVKVTRSAVLNAASVARMVLTTETAVVDKPEEKAEHDHHHGHAH, encoded by the coding sequence ATGAGCAAGCTGATTGAATACGACGAAACCGCCCGGCGCGCCATGGAATTGGGCGCCGACAAGCTGGCCGACGCGGTGCGGGTCACGCTGGGTCCGCGGGGGCGCCACGTTGTGCTGACCAAGGCTTGGGGCGGACCGATCGTCACCAACGACGGCGTCACCGTGGCCCGCGAGATCGACCTGGAAGACCCGTTCGAGAACCTGGGCGCCCAGCTGGTGAAGTCGGTGGCCACCAAGACCAACGACGTCGCCGGTGACGGCACCACCACCGCGACGGTGCTCGCGCAGGCGCTGATCAAGGGCGGGCTGCGGCTCGTCGCCGCCGGCGCCAACCCGATCGCGTTGGGTTCGGGCATCGGCAAGGCCGCCGACGCGGTGTCCGAGGCCTTGCTGGCCGCGGCGACCCCGGTGGCCGGCAAGACCGGCATCGCTCAGGTGGCCACCGTGTCGTCGCGCGACGAGCAGATCGGCGAGCTGGTCGGCGAGGCGATGACCAAAGTCGGCCACGACGGCGTCGTCAGCGTGGAGGAGTCGTCGACGCTGACCACCGAGCTGGAGTTCAGCGAGGGGATCGGCTTCGACAAGGGCTACCTGTCGGCGTACTTCGTCACCGATTTCGACGCACAGGAGGCGGTGCTCGAGGATGCGCTGATCCTGTTGCACCGCGACAAGATCAGCTCGCTGCCCGACCTGCTGCCGCTGCTGGAGAAGGTCGCCGAGGCGGGTAAGCCGCTGCTGGTGGTCGCCGAGGATGTCGAAGGTGAAGCGCTGGCCACGTTGGTCGTCAACGCGATCCGCAAGACGCTCAAGGCCGTCGCGGTCAAGGCGCCGTACTTCGGTGACCGTCGTAAGGCGTTCCTCGAGGATCTCGCGGTGGTCACCGGCGGCCAGGTGGTCAACCCCGACGTCGGGCTGCTGTTGCGCGAGGTCGGGCTCGACGTGCTGGGCACGGCCCGCCGCGTGGTGGTCACCAAGGACGACACCGTGATCGTCGACGGCGGCGGCACGGCCGAGGCGATCGCCGCGCGGGCCAAGCAACTGCGCTCGGAAATCGAGACCACCGACTCCGACTGGGATCGCGAGAAACTCGAGGAGCGGCTGGCCAAGCTGGCCGGCGGGGTTGCCGTGATCAAGGTCGGCGCCGCCACCGAGACCGCGCTCAAGGAGCGCAAGGAAAGCGTCGAGGACGCCGTGCACGCCGCGAAGGCCGCGGTCGAGGAGGGCATCGTGGCCGGCGGCGGCAGCGCGTTGATCCAGGCCCGCAAGGCACTGACCAACCTGCGCTCGTCACTTTCCGGGGACGAAGCGCTGGGCGTCGACGTGTTCTCCGAGGCGCTCAGCGCGCCGCTGTACTGGATCGCGACCAACGCCGGGCTCGACGGGTCCGTCGTGGTCAGCAAGGTTGCCGAGTTGCCCGCCGGGCACGGGCTGAACGCGGCGACGCTGAGCTACGGGGACCTGGCCGCAGACGGTGTCATCGACCCGGTCAAGGTGACCCGCTCGGCGGTGCTCAACGCCGCGTCGGTGGCTCGCATGGTGCTGACGACCGAGACGGCTGTGGTGGACAAGCCGGAGGAAAAGGCCGAGCACGACCACCACCACGGTCACGCTCACTGA
- a CDS encoding alpha/beta fold hydrolase, with protein MSGDDGRKGRWLAGAAGLSAVGTIAAVSVARQVTRRAVVDDPYVNENFEAIDGDRSYVVTTPDGVPLAVREVGPVDAPLTVVFAHGFCLRMGAFHFQRMRLCDQWGPRVRMIFYDQRGHGRSGEAPPETYTIAQLGKDLETVLQVIAPRGPIVLVGHSMGGMTVLSHARQYPQHYGSRIVGAALISSAAEGVAKSPLGEILQNPALDAIRFTARSAPKLVHRGRHVARSLIGPILRAASYGDFNVSPSVVAFSQKMMHGTPVATMVEFLHALETHDETAALSTLARIPTLIVCGDHDLLTPDEYSRRMASALPNCELIIVGRAGHLVLLGKPDPINEGLVRLVKRATPGRLAAASQRWRERVLRRA; from the coding sequence TTGAGCGGTGATGACGGGCGCAAGGGTCGATGGTTGGCGGGTGCCGCCGGGCTGAGCGCGGTGGGGACTATCGCCGCGGTGTCGGTCGCCCGGCAGGTGACTCGCCGGGCCGTCGTCGACGACCCCTATGTCAACGAGAACTTCGAGGCGATCGACGGCGACCGCAGCTACGTGGTGACCACACCCGACGGCGTGCCGCTGGCGGTGCGCGAGGTCGGGCCGGTCGATGCGCCACTGACGGTTGTGTTCGCCCACGGATTCTGTCTTCGCATGGGCGCCTTCCACTTTCAGCGGATGCGACTCTGCGACCAGTGGGGCCCGCGGGTCCGGATGATCTTCTACGACCAACGCGGGCACGGGCGCTCCGGGGAAGCGCCGCCGGAGACCTACACGATCGCTCAGCTGGGCAAGGACCTGGAGACGGTGCTGCAGGTGATCGCGCCGCGCGGACCGATCGTGCTGGTCGGTCATTCGATGGGCGGCATGACGGTGTTGTCGCATGCCCGGCAATACCCGCAGCACTACGGCAGCCGCATTGTCGGTGCGGCGCTGATTTCGTCTGCCGCCGAAGGGGTTGCGAAATCGCCGCTGGGCGAGATCCTGCAGAACCCGGCGCTGGATGCCATCCGGTTCACCGCACGGTCGGCGCCCAAACTGGTCCACCGCGGCCGCCATGTGGCGCGGTCACTGATCGGGCCGATTCTGCGGGCGGCCTCCTACGGCGACTTCAACGTCAGCCCCAGCGTGGTGGCGTTTTCGCAGAAGATGATGCACGGCACGCCCGTTGCCACCATGGTCGAGTTTCTGCACGCCCTGGAAACGCACGACGAGACCGCGGCGCTGTCCACATTGGCCCGGATTCCGACGCTGATCGTCTGCGGCGATCACGACCTGCTCACGCCCGACGAATACTCGCGCAGGATGGCCAGCGCGCTGCCGAACTGCGAGCTGATCATCGTCGGGCGGGCGGGTCATCTTGTGCTGCTGGGCAAGCCGGACCCGATCAACGAGGGCTTGGTGCGGCTGGTGAAGCGAGCCACCCCGGGCCGGCTCGCCGCGGCGAGTCAGCGCTGGCGTGAGCGGGTCCTTCGCCGTGCCTGA